Proteins from a single region of Dyadobacter fanqingshengii:
- a CDS encoding xylulokinase encodes MYFLGFDLGSSSVKACLIHADSGTVAAAAFYPEREMTIAAPKPGFAEQQPEMWWQNACLASKAVIQKAGISPEEVGAIGISYQMHGLVVVDKDMNVLRPSIIWCDSRAVEVGNKAMEALGEEYVLPHLLNSPGNFTASKLGWVKENEPDVYAKVYKFMLPGDYLAARMTGDIVTTPSGLSEGIFWDFVNDRPADFLFDYFGFNHEIMPEVLPTFSEQGKVTASAAEALGLRAGIPVTYRAGDQPNNAFSLNVLEPGEVAATAGTSGVVYGVSDQVKFDPKSRVNTFLHVNPISKASRYGVLLCVNGTGSLNGWLRNSLFQGNVSYPEMNALASQAPVGADGLFCLPFGNGAERMLENQDPGSTFKGLQFSRHGLNHYTRAAQEGIVFALYYGMEIMETVGVSLKNIRAGEANMFLSPVFRETFANVSGATVELYNTDGAQGAARAAGFGLGYYKNRSEAFVGLSALSTIEPDNALTEATKEAYGNWKAALESSL; translated from the coding sequence ATGTATTTCCTGGGATTCGATTTAGGCAGTTCGTCTGTAAAAGCATGTTTGATCCACGCAGATTCGGGCACAGTAGCCGCCGCTGCGTTTTATCCTGAACGGGAAATGACGATCGCCGCCCCCAAGCCCGGCTTCGCGGAACAGCAGCCTGAAATGTGGTGGCAAAATGCCTGCCTTGCTTCAAAGGCCGTAATCCAAAAGGCTGGCATTTCGCCGGAGGAAGTGGGTGCGATCGGTATATCATATCAGATGCATGGTTTAGTGGTTGTTGATAAAGATATGAATGTGCTTCGTCCGTCCATTATCTGGTGCGACAGCCGCGCAGTGGAAGTTGGAAATAAAGCGATGGAAGCATTAGGCGAGGAATATGTGCTGCCCCACTTGCTCAATTCTCCCGGTAATTTTACTGCGTCCAAATTGGGCTGGGTTAAAGAAAACGAACCTGATGTTTACGCAAAGGTTTATAAATTCATGCTGCCCGGCGATTACTTGGCTGCCCGGATGACCGGCGACATTGTTACTACGCCATCGGGCTTATCGGAAGGCATCTTCTGGGATTTTGTTAATGACCGCCCGGCTGATTTCCTTTTCGACTATTTCGGTTTCAATCATGAAATCATGCCTGAGGTCTTGCCAACATTCTCCGAACAGGGGAAAGTGACCGCATCCGCAGCCGAAGCATTGGGATTACGAGCTGGCATTCCGGTCACTTACCGCGCGGGCGATCAGCCTAATAATGCATTCTCGCTGAATGTCCTCGAACCTGGTGAAGTGGCGGCCACCGCCGGCACTTCTGGCGTTGTTTATGGCGTGAGCGATCAGGTGAAATTTGACCCAAAATCACGCGTGAACACATTCCTTCACGTAAATCCAATATCCAAAGCGTCCCGTTACGGCGTTTTGCTTTGTGTCAATGGCACGGGCAGCCTGAACGGCTGGCTGCGCAATTCCTTGTTCCAGGGCAATGTTTCCTATCCTGAAATGAACGCACTGGCTTCTCAAGCTCCTGTTGGCGCTGACGGGCTATTTTGTCTTCCTTTCGGCAATGGTGCTGAACGGATGCTAGAAAATCAGGATCCGGGCAGCACATTCAAGGGTTTGCAATTCAGTCGTCATGGCCTTAACCATTACACCCGCGCTGCACAGGAAGGGATCGTCTTTGCCCTTTACTACGGCATGGAAATCATGGAAACCGTTGGCGTTTCCCTGAAAAATATCCGTGCAGGTGAAGCCAACATGTTCCTAAGCCCCGTTTTCCGCGAAACCTTCGCAAACGTCTCCGGCGCAACCGTAGAACTTTACAATACGGACGGCGCACAAGGTGCGGCGCGTGCAGCAGGATTTGGACTTGGCTACTACAAAAACCGCTCTGAGGCTTTTGTTGGCCTTTCCGCATTAAGCACCATTGAACCGGATAATGCATTGACAGAAGCAACCAAAGAAGCCTACGGCAACTGGAAAGCAGCTCTGGAAAGCAGTCTTTAA
- a CDS encoding cytochrome c oxidase subunit 3 has translation MSSKPTTKLKENPFTKRREPLGFMLWLGVIGSSLLFTSIFIIFLIRMHRETGHMIVLPDMFWLSTLVILFSSITLHEANLAFASERFLHYRVFLGATLILGITFILLQAGGWAEMLNAGIFNGITTSSGLVYLLTGLHLVHIVAGVIYLSMLFQKAVKNRTYVDSFVYSVNPPNRLRIKLLTRYWHFTGALWLVVFLFLIVLY, from the coding sequence ATGAGCTCCAAACCAACCACCAAATTAAAGGAAAACCCTTTTACGAAGCGGCGAGAACCTCTGGGTTTTATGCTTTGGCTCGGTGTAATCGGGAGCTCACTGCTTTTTACTTCCATCTTCATCATCTTTCTGATCCGGATGCATAGGGAAACGGGGCACATGATTGTCCTTCCCGATATGTTCTGGCTGAGTACATTAGTCATTTTATTTAGCAGTATCACGCTCCACGAGGCAAATCTGGCTTTTGCAAGCGAGCGTTTCCTGCATTATCGTGTATTTTTGGGTGCTACGCTGATACTGGGGATCACTTTTATCTTATTACAGGCGGGTGGCTGGGCCGAAATGTTGAATGCAGGCATATTCAACGGCATCACTACTTCCAGCGGACTGGTCTATCTTCTTACCGGACTGCACCTGGTCCATATCGTTGCCGGGGTGATTTATCTGAGCATGCTTTTTCAGAAAGCTGTCAAGAATAGAACTTATGTCGACTCCTTTGTTTACAGTGTAAATCCCCCAAACCGGTTGAGGATTAAGTTATTAACCCGATACTGGCATTTTACCGGCGCGCTTTGGCTGGTTGTGTTTCTTTTCCTGATCGTACTCTATTAG
- a CDS encoding GH3 family domain-containing protein, translating into MAVIGELIKKAIDFTGMITSEPDPVEAQEKVLRNLLETAKLTAFGKAYNFSELLESKDIVAAFQSKVPAHDYDKMYEEWWHYLLEGHQNVTWPGGQQYFALSSGTTSASKYIPVTDDMLNAIRKAGISEITNINAFNLPGDFFTKQILMLGSSTSLIQKDDHQEGEISGISASNLPTWFGGFYKPGREIADIADWDERVKRIAEEAPKWDIGCISGIPAWVELMLKEIISYNKLSNIHDIWPNLMVYTTGGVAFEPYRKSLEQLFARPLIYIDTYLASEGFIAIQKRPETTSMALFPDNGIFYEFVPFDGDHVDENGLVKPGANVLSLANAEENTEYVLLISTVSGAWRYMIGDTVQITDKSRSEIRITGRTKHFLNVVGSQLSVNQMNNALRVIEQKYDVVIKEFIVAAVHRGEDYIHKWFLSCDKFPDNEKVAESLDKTLRENNKNYNVARGRALKGIETELIPEEIFYKWSEDTKKLGGQVKIPRVMKEEEFHEFEAFVRKNS; encoded by the coding sequence ATGGCGGTAATCGGAGAACTGATAAAGAAGGCAATTGATTTCACGGGAATGATCACCAGCGAGCCCGATCCTGTTGAAGCACAAGAAAAAGTTTTACGAAACCTGCTTGAAACTGCTAAGCTGACCGCTTTCGGCAAAGCTTACAATTTTTCAGAGCTGTTGGAAAGCAAGGATATCGTCGCCGCTTTTCAAAGTAAAGTGCCGGCGCACGATTATGATAAAATGTATGAAGAATGGTGGCATTACTTACTCGAAGGGCATCAAAATGTGACCTGGCCGGGCGGACAGCAATATTTTGCGCTTAGCAGCGGAACCACAAGCGCCAGCAAATACATTCCGGTAACCGACGATATGCTCAACGCGATCCGGAAAGCCGGCATTTCAGAAATTACCAACATTAATGCATTTAACTTACCGGGGGATTTTTTCACAAAACAGATCCTGATGCTGGGAAGCAGCACTTCGCTCATTCAAAAAGACGATCACCAGGAAGGGGAGATCAGCGGGATCAGCGCCAGTAATCTGCCTACCTGGTTCGGCGGATTTTACAAACCCGGAAGGGAAATTGCAGACATTGCTGATTGGGACGAGCGCGTCAAAAGAATTGCGGAAGAAGCCCCAAAATGGGATATTGGCTGCATTTCCGGAATTCCTGCATGGGTTGAATTAATGCTTAAAGAAATTATAAGCTATAATAAGCTGAGCAACATTCATGACATATGGCCGAATTTAATGGTCTATACAACCGGCGGCGTCGCATTTGAGCCTTACCGAAAAAGTCTTGAGCAATTATTTGCGCGTCCCTTGATTTATATTGATACCTACCTCGCCTCAGAAGGCTTTATAGCCATTCAAAAGCGCCCCGAAACCACATCCATGGCGCTCTTTCCTGATAATGGCATTTTTTACGAGTTTGTGCCATTTGATGGTGACCATGTGGACGAGAATGGTCTGGTGAAACCGGGAGCGAATGTTTTATCGCTTGCCAATGCGGAAGAAAACACTGAATACGTCCTGTTAATATCCACTGTATCAGGCGCATGGCGTTATATGATTGGAGATACGGTACAAATTACCGACAAGTCAAGGTCAGAGATCAGAATCACCGGCCGTACCAAGCATTTTTTGAATGTAGTAGGATCACAACTTTCTGTGAATCAAATGAATAATGCGTTGCGGGTGATTGAACAGAAATACGATGTGGTAATTAAAGAGTTTATTGTTGCCGCTGTGCACAGGGGCGAAGATTACATTCATAAATGGTTTTTAAGTTGTGACAAATTTCCTGACAATGAAAAGGTCGCGGAATCGCTGGATAAGACGCTTCGGGAAAACAACAAAAACTATAATGTTGCAAGAGGACGTGCTCTAAAAGGAATTGAGACAGAATTGATCCCAGAAGAAATTTTTTACAAATGGAGCGAAGACACAAAAAAGCTTGGTGGGCAGGTCAAGATCCCACGGGTAATGAAAGAGGAAGAATTTCATGAGTTCGAGGCTTTTGTCAGAAAAAACTCATGA
- a CDS encoding type II toxin-antitoxin system HicA family toxin → MKSSELFKLLIKDGWFEVRQTGSHRIMRHSVKQGQLIVPFHGSAEVKKGLLSALLKQADIKTNKR, encoded by the coding sequence ATGAAGTCAAGTGAGCTTTTCAAGTTGTTGATAAAGGATGGGTGGTTTGAAGTTAGGCAAACCGGAAGTCACAGAATTATGCGCCATTCTGTTAAGCAGGGACAACTTATTGTTCCTTTTCACGGCAGTGCAGAGGTCAAGAAGGGCCTGTTGAGTGCTTTGTTAAAACAAGCGGATATCAAAACGAACAAGCGATGA
- a CDS encoding SAM hydrolase/SAM-dependent halogenase family protein has translation MKALNKIKALNHFFHTRLLVTIMLGLGIRLSVFAQNNILVFQSDFGLKDGAVSAMKGVASGVSPDLKMYDLTHEIPAYNIWEGAYRLVQTAPYWPAGTVFVSVVDPGVGTERKSVVMKSKSGHYFVTPDNGTLTLVAEQLGIQEVREINEAINRRKDSNESYTFHGRDVYAFTAARLAAKVISLEQVGKKLDNKVVAISYQKAVFESGQVKGSIPILDIQYGNVWTNINREVFNKLNIKLGEDVVVQVFNQNAKIYEGKVRFVNTFGEVKEGADVGYFNSLLNFSLGVNMGSFSEKYKVLSGGDWRIVLTK, from the coding sequence ATGAAGGCATTGAATAAGATCAAAGCTCTAAATCACTTTTTCCATACGCGGCTGTTGGTAACGATCATGCTCGGTTTGGGAATTCGGCTGTCAGTTTTTGCACAGAACAATATCCTTGTTTTTCAGTCTGATTTTGGACTAAAAGATGGGGCAGTCTCGGCGATGAAAGGTGTTGCTTCCGGTGTTTCGCCTGATTTAAAAATGTATGATCTCACACATGAAATTCCTGCTTACAATATTTGGGAAGGAGCATATAGACTAGTGCAAACAGCACCCTACTGGCCAGCCGGGACGGTTTTTGTGTCGGTGGTGGATCCAGGTGTTGGCACTGAAAGAAAATCCGTCGTCATGAAATCCAAGTCGGGGCATTACTTTGTGACACCTGATAACGGAACATTAACATTGGTTGCCGAACAGCTAGGCATTCAGGAAGTTAGGGAGATAAATGAGGCGATAAACCGGCGTAAAGATTCCAATGAGTCCTACACTTTTCACGGTCGGGATGTTTACGCGTTTACTGCCGCGCGTTTGGCTGCGAAAGTGATTTCTTTGGAGCAGGTTGGGAAAAAGCTTGATAATAAAGTTGTTGCCATTTCTTACCAAAAAGCCGTTTTTGAAAGCGGTCAGGTGAAAGGATCAATTCCTATTCTGGACATTCAGTATGGGAATGTTTGGACCAACATTAATAGGGAAGTTTTCAATAAACTGAACATCAAACTGGGAGAGGATGTCGTCGTGCAGGTTTTTAACCAAAATGCGAAAATTTACGAAGGGAAAGTTCGCTTTGTGAATACGTTTGGGGAAGTAAAGGAAGGCGCAGATGTCGGGTATTTCAACAGTCTGCTGAATTTCTCACTGGGCGTCAATATGGGGAGTTTTTCCGAAAAATATAAAGTGCTGAGTGGAGGAGATTGGCGGATTGTTTTAACTAAATAA
- a CDS encoding M28 family peptidase, translating into MKKNVHVVLMGGFIALFAGFSPLEKKWEKPFSRLDNEVRKNSKAYQTLGEATKTIGHRLTGSVNGEKAEEYAFQLLKSYGFTDVSFQPFEVEAWMRDTVTLSIAPSSSDNFREVPVVSLAHSPVEANLQGEIVDVGNGLEEDFEAIKERIKGKVALANINLVGAPGKKNLHRSEKTALAIKYGASGVIMVNGAPGKILLTGTASVTGAIISIPAVCISNDSGGELRKWLKEEGPLEAHIDMHNISKPIKARNVVATLKGKSDEKVIIGGHLDSWDLATGAIDNGIGSFAVMDIARTFKALKVKPERTIQFVLFMGEEQGLLGSKHFVSELKKTGEINKVSYMMNLDMTNDPKGVNAFGRDEMNEFFAGVGSAIQHVDRSFKNESSNRAGLHSDHQPFMLEGVPIAGLSGHLDPNVLQCYHADCDDFSLVNKNQFENTVRIASMYLYALANTETIAVSKLSDAKTRDYLISQGLKEELVIGQEWRWEQ; encoded by the coding sequence ATGAAAAAAAATGTACATGTGGTTTTGATGGGTGGCTTTATTGCATTGTTCGCCGGATTTAGTCCTCTTGAAAAAAAATGGGAAAAACCCTTCTCCCGACTGGATAATGAAGTAAGAAAAAACAGCAAAGCTTATCAAACGCTTGGTGAGGCAACAAAGACGATCGGACACAGGCTAACCGGCAGTGTGAATGGTGAAAAAGCCGAAGAATACGCATTTCAGCTCCTGAAGAGTTACGGATTTACGGATGTTTCATTCCAGCCATTCGAGGTTGAAGCCTGGATGCGGGATACGGTAACTTTGTCTATTGCACCAAGCAGCAGTGATAATTTCAGAGAAGTTCCTGTTGTTTCGCTGGCGCACTCGCCTGTCGAAGCGAATCTGCAGGGCGAAATTGTAGATGTGGGCAATGGGCTGGAAGAAGATTTTGAGGCGATCAAAGAACGGATTAAAGGAAAGGTAGCACTCGCAAATATCAATCTGGTGGGAGCGCCGGGTAAGAAAAATCTGCATCGTTCTGAAAAAACAGCCCTGGCGATTAAGTATGGTGCGAGCGGCGTAATTATGGTAAATGGTGCGCCGGGAAAGATTTTGCTTACGGGAACAGCTTCGGTAACGGGAGCAATCATATCGATTCCAGCAGTTTGTATTTCAAATGACAGTGGAGGAGAATTGCGGAAATGGTTGAAAGAAGAAGGGCCACTGGAAGCGCATATTGATATGCACAACATTTCCAAGCCGATTAAAGCGAGAAATGTGGTTGCAACCCTCAAAGGAAAATCGGATGAAAAAGTGATCATCGGAGGACACCTGGATTCATGGGATCTGGCTACGGGAGCGATCGACAACGGCATTGGTTCTTTTGCAGTAATGGACATTGCGAGAACATTCAAAGCATTGAAAGTGAAACCGGAGCGTACGATCCAGTTCGTTTTATTCATGGGCGAGGAGCAAGGTCTGTTGGGATCGAAGCATTTTGTGAGTGAATTGAAAAAAACGGGTGAGATCAATAAGGTCAGTTATATGATGAACCTGGATATGACCAATGATCCGAAAGGCGTGAATGCTTTTGGAAGGGATGAAATGAATGAATTTTTCGCGGGTGTGGGCAGTGCCATACAGCATGTTGACCGGTCTTTCAAAAATGAATCATCAAACCGGGCTGGATTGCATAGTGATCACCAGCCGTTTATGCTCGAAGGCGTCCCCATTGCTGGCTTGTCCGGTCATTTGGATCCCAATGTGTTGCAATGCTATCATGCTGATTGCGATGATTTTAGCCTTGTGAACAAGAATCAATTTGAAAATACTGTGCGCATCGCATCTATGTATTTGTATGCGCTGGCAAACACCGAAACCATTGCTGTCTCAAAGCTTTCAGATGCTAAAACCCGCGATTACCTGATTTCGCAGGGCTTAAAGGAAGAATTGGTGATCGGACAGGAATGGCGGTGGGAACAATAA
- a CDS encoding aldo/keto reductase, which produces MKKVSLSDSGPKVSEAIYGFWRWTDEGAQTTSQIEKTVNLCLELGINTFDHADVYGDTAIEEHFGKVVQSKSFKREDIVLFSKCGIRKSSNKYLTYYDTSRDHIVNSINGSLKRLKTDYLDIFLLHQSDFLSDPEETATALAEIVKSGKTKHIGVANFTVFQHQLLASYLRIPIVTNHIELNLMNTTAIEDGRIDFIKQSFSKPLAWAPLAGGKILNGTEEKAVRLRAKLEEVGRKYDANIEQTAVAWLMKLGTLPIIGSLSETRIRNGASASDIKLSHEDWYEIYQVVGK; this is translated from the coding sequence ATGAAAAAAGTTAGTTTAAGCGACTCTGGCCCAAAAGTATCCGAAGCAATTTATGGTTTCTGGAGATGGACGGATGAAGGTGCCCAAACCACGTCTCAAATCGAGAAAACAGTTAATCTCTGTCTGGAACTGGGTATCAATACTTTTGATCATGCAGATGTTTATGGCGACACAGCCATTGAAGAGCATTTTGGCAAAGTGGTTCAGAGTAAGTCTTTTAAGAGGGAAGATATCGTTTTATTTAGCAAATGCGGGATCAGAAAATCCAGCAACAAATATCTGACTTACTACGATACGTCGAGGGATCACATTGTAAATAGCATTAACGGATCTTTGAAACGGCTGAAAACGGATTATTTAGATATTTTCCTTTTACACCAAAGTGATTTTTTGTCTGACCCGGAAGAAACAGCCACTGCACTTGCAGAAATCGTTAAATCAGGAAAAACGAAACATATCGGTGTTGCCAATTTCACGGTTTTTCAACATCAATTATTGGCTTCCTATCTGAGAATTCCCATCGTCACAAATCATATTGAGCTGAATTTGATGAATACAACTGCGATCGAGGATGGTCGTATCGACTTCATCAAGCAAAGTTTCAGCAAGCCGCTTGCATGGGCACCGCTGGCTGGCGGCAAAATTTTGAATGGAACGGAAGAAAAAGCGGTTCGATTAAGAGCTAAGCTGGAAGAAGTTGGCAGGAAATATGATGCAAATATCGAGCAAACTGCGGTTGCATGGCTGATGAAATTAGGCACTTTGCCAATCATAGGCTCACTTTCTGAAACCAGGATCAGGAACGGCGCAAGCGCTTCGGATATCAAATTAAGCCACGAGGACTGGTACGAAATCTATCAGGTTGTAGGCAAATGA
- the ispE gene encoding 4-(cytidine 5'-diphospho)-2-C-methyl-D-erythritol kinase, protein MLVFPNAKINIGLDIVEKRADGYHNIASCFYPVGWSDALEITLDKEFSFQSDGIGIPGNASDNLCIKAYQMIAANYPLPPVKIHLLKSIPIGAGLGGGSADAAFAIKALNQLFNLKISFEKQLDYARRLGSDCAFFIPNKPAYCFHKGDMFEDIDLRLKGKWIVLVNPGLHISTAEAYSGIIPKRSEHDLRTVLKEPIENWKYKVKNDFEATLFPKYPLLEEIKGALYNQGALYAAMSGSGSTLFGIFDLEKDLTKHFAEFAVWQGLLD, encoded by the coding sequence ATGCTTGTATTTCCGAACGCAAAAATCAATATAGGCCTCGATATCGTTGAAAAACGGGCTGACGGATATCATAACATAGCGTCCTGTTTTTACCCCGTGGGCTGGTCCGACGCGTTGGAAATTACGCTGGATAAAGAATTTTCGTTTCAGTCAGATGGCATAGGGATTCCCGGGAACGCATCCGATAATCTTTGTATAAAGGCATATCAAATGATTGCGGCAAACTATCCGCTGCCGCCGGTAAAAATCCATCTGCTGAAAAGCATACCCATTGGCGCAGGGCTGGGAGGAGGTTCTGCGGACGCTGCATTTGCCATCAAGGCTTTAAACCAGCTCTTTAATCTAAAAATATCTTTTGAAAAACAGCTCGATTACGCACGTAGATTAGGGAGTGATTGCGCTTTTTTTATTCCAAACAAGCCAGCTTATTGTTTTCACAAAGGAGACATGTTTGAAGACATTGATCTGAGATTGAAGGGGAAATGGATCGTTTTGGTTAATCCGGGTTTACACATTTCAACCGCAGAAGCTTATTCGGGCATTATCCCGAAACGCAGTGAGCACGATTTGCGTACTGTTTTAAAGGAGCCGATCGAGAATTGGAAATATAAAGTTAAAAATGACTTTGAAGCAACGCTTTTTCCAAAATATCCTCTTTTAGAAGAGATCAAGGGCGCGTTATATAACCAAGGGGCACTTTATGCTGCCATGAGCGGTTCGGGTTCGACCTTATTCGGAATATTTGATCTGGAAAAGGATTTGACGAAGCATTTTGCGGAATTTGCCGTTTGGCAGGGACTGCTGGATTAA
- a CDS encoding single-stranded DNA-binding protein, with amino-acid sequence MNLVKLIGNVGREINVKEFDGGRAVTFSLATDENYINKNKEEIKSTSWHSIIAWGPLAQRCESMLEKGKMVSVEGKLSYRQYLNKDNQTVRTVEIVALKIEEIIRTQEATA; translated from the coding sequence ATGAACTTAGTAAAACTAATCGGAAATGTAGGCCGTGAAATCAATGTAAAGGAATTTGATGGCGGCAGGGCAGTAACATTCTCACTGGCCACGGACGAAAACTACATTAATAAAAACAAGGAAGAGATCAAATCCACATCATGGCACTCGATCATAGCATGGGGGCCACTGGCGCAGCGTTGCGAATCAATGCTTGAAAAGGGTAAAATGGTGTCCGTTGAAGGCAAGTTGAGCTATCGGCAGTATTTAAATAAGGATAATCAGACGGTTCGGACGGTAGAAATTGTGGCTTTAAAAATAGAAGAGATCATCAGGACGCAGGAAGCTACTGCGTAA
- a CDS encoding helix-turn-helix domain-containing protein, whose translation MTPATLPVRTDLFSIFILLGFVQGLILAYFFLSHSKGDKQPNLFLGGLILGMSVLLGDVWLGYTNYMFQVLWLVDFSEPINLVLAPLAYLYIKTGVRQRSERGYWVHLLPAIIYFLYMCVLIYPQGNAYKYNCNISAFHPEMEMLVSNRYGSDWMFFLKNHITDFTGFSMVIYNLAGLYFLSNAFKKENLSIFTREKSQLSWYRNIYLQLTVLVIIFLAVRLSFPHDLGDHIIAAFIAFIIYATSFTVLRRSLFFQDNNVRAAKKYEKSSLTQEIQSTTLKKLEDVMAGEKAFLDPGFSLPILAKRLGISTHHLSQILNEELGQSFFDFVANYRINEAQKLLRDEGSNFIKIEEIAQMVGYNSKSAFNTSFRKITGYTPSEFKKNAVK comes from the coding sequence ATGACTCCCGCAACACTGCCTGTCCGGACCGACTTGTTTTCCATTTTCATTCTGCTGGGGTTTGTTCAGGGGCTTATACTTGCCTATTTTTTCCTTTCACACTCCAAAGGCGATAAGCAGCCCAATTTATTTTTGGGAGGGCTCATTCTGGGCATGTCCGTTTTATTGGGGGACGTTTGGTTGGGTTACACAAATTATATGTTCCAGGTGTTGTGGCTGGTCGATTTTTCAGAACCGATCAATCTCGTTTTGGCGCCGCTGGCCTATTTGTATATCAAAACGGGTGTCAGACAAAGATCTGAAAGGGGTTACTGGGTGCATTTGCTGCCTGCCATAATTTATTTTTTATATATGTGTGTCCTGATTTATCCGCAGGGCAATGCTTATAAGTACAACTGCAACATTTCGGCCTTCCACCCTGAAATGGAAATGCTGGTGTCCAACCGTTATGGCAGCGACTGGATGTTTTTTCTCAAAAACCACATTACCGATTTTACCGGTTTTAGCATGGTGATATACAATCTGGCGGGGCTGTATTTCCTGAGCAATGCGTTCAAAAAAGAAAACCTTTCCATCTTTACCAGAGAAAAGAGTCAATTGTCCTGGTATCGGAATATTTATCTCCAGTTAACAGTCCTGGTGATCATTTTTCTGGCCGTCCGGCTTTCTTTTCCGCACGATCTGGGCGATCACATCATCGCCGCATTTATCGCATTCATTATTTATGCAACCAGTTTTACGGTGCTCCGCAGATCGCTTTTCTTCCAGGATAACAATGTCCGTGCTGCCAAGAAATATGAAAAATCATCATTAACGCAGGAAATTCAGTCCACGACTTTGAAAAAATTGGAGGATGTGATGGCGGGTGAAAAGGCTTTTCTCGATCCTGGATTTTCACTACCCATTCTGGCAAAGCGGTTAGGCATCTCGACGCATCATTTGTCTCAAATTCTGAATGAAGAATTGGGCCAGAGCTTTTTTGATTTTGTTGCAAATTACAGGATTAATGAGGCCCAAAAACTGCTTCGGGATGAAGGGAGCAACTTTATCAAAATTGAGGAAATCGCGCAAATGGTAGGTTATAATTCAAAATCTGCATTTAATACATCATTCCGGAAAATCACAGGTTATACGCCTTCCGAGTTCAAAAAAAATGCTGTAAAATAG
- the prfA gene encoding peptide chain release factor 1 codes for MIDKLEAIKERFEEVSQQIIQPEIVSDSARYSKISKEYKDLGKIVEQYELYKKIQKDIAGTKELITTEKDEELREMAKEELDDLTPKLEQLEQAIKELLIPKDPNDSRNIILEVRGGTGGDEAAIFAGDIFRMYQRFFEKMGWRSSIMDFTEGTNGGYKEIVCKVEGDDVYGKMKFESGVHRVQRVPQTESQGRIHTSAASVAVLPEAEEVDVQINMNDVRVDTFQSSGAGGQSVNTTYSAVRLTHIPSGLVVSCQDERSQLKNKDRALSVLRSRLYEIKLKEHNDAISSQRKSMVGSGDRSDKIRTYNYPQSRITDHRIGYTVYNLPAVMEGDIAEFIERLRIAENAERMQEGETV; via the coding sequence ATGATCGATAAATTAGAAGCCATAAAAGAACGTTTCGAAGAAGTTTCGCAACAAATCATACAACCGGAAATCGTTTCCGACTCTGCCCGTTATTCCAAAATAAGTAAGGAATACAAGGATCTCGGAAAGATTGTGGAGCAATATGAGCTTTATAAAAAGATCCAAAAAGACATTGCCGGAACCAAAGAACTTATCACAACTGAAAAGGATGAAGAGCTTCGGGAAATGGCAAAAGAGGAACTGGACGACCTGACGCCGAAACTTGAACAACTCGAACAGGCGATTAAGGAGCTTCTTATCCCAAAAGACCCGAATGACAGCCGCAACATTATCCTCGAAGTAAGGGGTGGAACGGGCGGGGACGAGGCCGCGATTTTTGCTGGCGATATATTCAGAATGTACCAGCGGTTTTTCGAAAAAATGGGCTGGCGTTCGTCTATCATGGATTTTACAGAAGGAACCAATGGTGGTTACAAGGAAATAGTCTGTAAAGTTGAGGGCGACGATGTTTATGGAAAAATGAAATTTGAATCGGGCGTGCACCGCGTTCAGCGCGTTCCGCAGACGGAATCGCAGGGACGCATTCACACATCGGCTGCATCCGTAGCCGTGTTGCCTGAGGCTGAGGAGGTGGACGTGCAGATCAATATGAATGATGTCCGCGTGGATACTTTTCAGTCGTCTGGTGCTGGTGGACAGTCAGTTAACACGACTTATTCCGCAGTTCGGTTAACACACATTCCTTCCGGATTGGTCGTAAGTTGCCAGGATGAACGTTCTCAGCTGAAAAACAAGGACCGCGCATTGAGCGTTTTGCGTTCCAGACTTTATGAGATCAAACTGAAAGAGCACAACGATGCCATCAGTTCACAAAGGAAATCAATGGTAGGAAGCGGCGACCGCTCCGATAAAATCCGCACTTACAATTATCCCCAAAGCCGCATTACCGATCACCGCATTGGCTACACAGTATATAATCTTCCGGCGGTTATGGAAGGCGATATCGCAGAATTCATCGAAAGATTACGCATCGCAGAAAATGCCGAGCGTATGCAGGAGGGGGAGACGGTTTAG